The genomic DNA CTGCACGTCACGTGCGTCATCGAGGTGGAGTAGCAGCCCGGCTCGCAGCCCGACTCGTCGCAGGGGCTCTCGGCGCAGACGCCCGCGTCGCAATACCAGTGGAATCCGCAGTCGCCGTCGGTCTGGCACGCGCTGGGGCCGACCACGTCGCTCACGTCCACGCACGTCGTGCCGATCTCGAGGCTGTGGCCGCTGCGGCAGTGGCACGGCAGCAGCACGGGATCGCAGGCCTGGTGCAAGCCGCACGGGTTGGCGACGTCGCAGGCATGGCCGGCGTCGTAGGCGGCCACTTCGACGCAGCCCGCGTCGCTGTCCGGGAGCTGCCCGGCGTCGAAGGCGCCCGCGTCGGGCACGCCGGCGTCGACGCCGAGCGGCACCCGCGGCTGCAGCGCCTCGCTCCGTGCGCACCCCGACGCAGCCAGCGCCAGGACCAGCAGCCAACGCATGGCGAACGCCCTCCCCGGTGCAGCATAGCGCCAGGGTTGCGGCGCGCGGCGGGACGCACATATATGGCCCGCCCCGAGCGGCCCAATGACCCGGACCCCCGACGAGCTCTCCGCGAAGTCGCTGCCCATCTCACGCGCCATCGACGCGCTGGGCACACAGGCTCGCGTGCGCGTCACGGGCGTGCGGTCGGGCGCGCGCGGGCACCTCCTGGCCCGTGTGCTCGCGGCGGGCCACGGCCCGGTGCTCGCGGTGGCGGCGGACGAAGAAGCGGCCGACGCGCTCGCCGACGATCTCGCGTTCTTCCTCGGCGGCGCGGGCACGCGCGAGCGGCCGGTGGTGCTGCGGCTTCCGGACGACGAGGCCTTCCCCTTCGACGAGCTCTCGCCCAACCGCGCGGTGGTGCAGGAGCGCCTGGCCGCGCTCTTTCACCTGCGCGCGGGCACCCCGTCGCTGAAGGCGCTGGTCCTCTCCGCGCGGGGCCTGGCTCGCAAGCAGCTCCCGCCTGCGCGCCTCGATGCGCTCACGGAGAAGATTCGCAAGGGCCAGTCCGTGGATCGCGACGAGCTCGCGCGGCGGCTGGTGGAGCGCGGGTTCCAGTCGGCGCCGGTGGTGGAGGACGCGGGTACGTTCAGCGTCCGCGGCGGCCTGCTCGACGTGTGGAGCCCCGCGGCCACGAAGCCCGCGCGCCTGGAGTTCTTCGGCGACGAGGTGGAGAGCCTCAAATCGTTCGATCCCGAGACGCAGCGCACGATCGAGGAGCTGGACGAGCTCGCGCTCTGTCCTGCCACGGAGCTGCTGTTCAGCGACGAGGGCAAGAAGCGCGCACGCGCCGCGGCGCTCGAGGCCGCCGACGCGGTGAACCGGCCCACCAGCAAGACGCGCGAGCTGCTCGACGCCATCGGCCAGGGCGTGCCCGCGGTGGGGCTCGACGCGGTGATGCCGCGGCTGCATCCCGAAGGGCTCGCGCCGCTGTCGACCCATCTCGATGCGATGGGCCGCAAGCCGCTCGTGTTCATCGACGATCCGCTCGGCGTCCAGCGCGCGCTCGAGGAGTTTGATTCGGATCTCGGACGCGCCTTCGCGGCCGCGCGCTCGCGTGGAGAGATCGCCCTGGAGCCGCGCGAGCACTACCTCGCGCCGGACGCCGCGCTGAAGGGGCTCGAGGGGCGCGCCACGCTGGAGAGCCTCGGGCTGTACCTGCGCGACGCGGGGCCGGAGCCGCTTCAGCTCTCGCTGGAAGCGACGACGGGCCTGCGCGAGGCCATCGTGTCGCACCACGGCGAGGACGGCGCGCTCAGCCCGCTGGTGGAGAAGCTGCGCGGCTGGCGCGACGCCGGCCTGGTCACGGCCATCGCGTGTGGCTCGGTGGGCGGCGCCGACAAGCTCAAGCGGCTCCTGCTCGATCGTAACACGATGGTTAAGGTTCACTCCGAGCCGTTCCCGGCTTCGGTCGAGGCGCTTCGCGATCCGAGCGTGTGGGCGCACCTGTTCCCGGGCGATCTCTCGGGCGGCTTCGTGGATCGCGGTGGCGCGCTCGCCGTGCTCAGCGACGAGGAGATCTTCGGGGCGCGCCAGCGGCGTCGCGCGCGTGCGCGTCGAATCGATCCGGCGCTGCTCGAGTTCCGCGAGCTCACCGAGGGCGATCTCGTCGTTCACCTCGAGTTCGGCATCGGCAAGTACCTGGGCCTGGTGAAGAAGGAGCTCGCGGGCATTCCCGGCGACTTCCTGCTGCTCGAGTACGCCGGCGGCGACAAGGTCTACCTGCCCATTCACCGGCTGCGGCAGGTGCAGAAGTTCGTCGGCGGCGACGCGGACAAGGTCAAGCTCGACAAGCTCGGCGGCACCGCGTGGGAGAAGACGAAGCGGAAGGTCAAAGAAGAGCTGCTCAAGATGGCCGGCGATCTGCTGCGCATCTATGCCGCGCGCACCGCGCACCCGGGCATCAAGTTCAGCGAGCCGGATCGCTACTACCGCCAGTTCGAGGCCGACTTCGAGTTCGAGCCCACGGTCGACCAGCAGAAGGCAATCGACGATGTGCTCGCGGACATGACCACCGGCAAGGTGATGGACCGGCTCATCTGCGGCGACGTGGGCTACGGAAAGACGGAAGTCGCGCTGCGCGCCGCGTTCAAGGCCGTGCTCGACAAGAAGCAGGTGGCCGTCCTGGTGCCGACGACGGTGCTCGCCGCGCAGCACTTCCTCACCTTCAGCAAGCGCTTCAAGGACTACCCGGTGCGCGTGGAGATGGTGTCGCGCTACCGCAAGAACGACGAGATCCGCGACGTGCTGCGAAGGCTCGCCTCGGGCCACGTCGACGTCGTCGTCGGGACGCATCGCCTGCTGGGCAAGGACGTGGCGTTCAAGGATCTGGGCCTGCTCGTCGTGGACGAGGAGCAGCGCTTCGGGGTGAAGCACAAGGAGGAGCTGAAGAAGCTGCGCACGCAGGTGGGCGTGCTCACGCTCAGCGCGACGCCCATTCCACGCACGCTGCACATGAGCATGGCCGGCGTGCGCGACATGACCATCATCGCCACGCCGCCCGCAGATCGAAAATCGATCCGCACCATCGTGCAGAAGTACGACCCGCAGACCGTGGCCGAGTCGATCTCGCGCGAGCTCGCGCGTGGCGGGCAGGTCTACTACGTGCACAACCGCGTGGAGTCGATGCCGGCCACGCTCAAGACCCTGCAGCAGCTCGTGCCCAAGGCGCGCATCGGCGTGGCGCATGGCCAGATGCCCGAGGGCGAGCTCGAAGACGTGATGACCGCGTTCGTGGAGAAGCAGTTCGATGTGCTGCTCTGCTCCACGATCATCGAGAGCGGGCTCGATATTCCCAGCGCGAACACGCTCATCGTCGAGCGCGCGGACATGTTCGGGCTGGCGCAGCTCTACCAATTGCGCGGGCGCGTCGGTCGATCGGCGGCGCGCGCGTATGCGTACCTGCTCGTGCCGAGCGAGCGCGCGGTGACGCCGGATGCGGTGAAGCGCCTCGAGGTGCTGCAGCAGTTCAGCGAGCTCGGTGCCGGATTTGCGATTGCGTCGCACGATCTCGAGATCCGCGGCGCAGGAAATCTGCTCGGCGCGGAGCAGGCAGGGACGATCGCGGCCGTCGGCTTCGACTTGTACGCGCAGTTGCTCGACGAAGCCGTGCGTGAGCTGCGCGGCGAGCCGCCCAGGCAGGACGTCGAGCCCGAGGTGACGCTGTCACTGCCTGCGTTCATCCCCGAGGAGTACGTGCCCGACGTGCACCAGCGGCTCGTGCTCTACAAGCGGTTCAGCGATCTCGGCAGCGACGACGAGCTCGCGGATCTGCGCGCCGAGCTCATCGATCGCTTCGGCGAGACGCCGATCGAGGTCGACAACCTGAGCGAGCTCACGCTCATCAAGATCGATCTGCGCGAGCTCCGCGTGCGCGCGCTCGAGAGCGGGCCCGCGCGCGTGGTGATCACCCTCGGCCAGCAGGCGCTGCTCGATCCCGCGAAGACCGCCGCGTTCATCCAGAAGTCGAAGGGCGAGTACAAGCTCACGCCCGACATGAAGCTCGTGGCGCGCATCAACTCCGAGGCGAAGGATCAGGATCTGATTGCCGAAGCGAAGCGCGTCGTGCGTCAGGTGCAGAAGCTCGCAGCGGATTAGTGCCCGGCATCCGGCGCG from Deltaproteobacteria bacterium includes the following:
- the mfd gene encoding transcription-repair coupling factor; its protein translation is MTRTPDELSAKSLPISRAIDALGTQARVRVTGVRSGARGHLLARVLAAGHGPVLAVAADEEAADALADDLAFFLGGAGTRERPVVLRLPDDEAFPFDELSPNRAVVQERLAALFHLRAGTPSLKALVLSARGLARKQLPPARLDALTEKIRKGQSVDRDELARRLVERGFQSAPVVEDAGTFSVRGGLLDVWSPAATKPARLEFFGDEVESLKSFDPETQRTIEELDELALCPATELLFSDEGKKRARAAALEAADAVNRPTSKTRELLDAIGQGVPAVGLDAVMPRLHPEGLAPLSTHLDAMGRKPLVFIDDPLGVQRALEEFDSDLGRAFAAARSRGEIALEPREHYLAPDAALKGLEGRATLESLGLYLRDAGPEPLQLSLEATTGLREAIVSHHGEDGALSPLVEKLRGWRDAGLVTAIACGSVGGADKLKRLLLDRNTMVKVHSEPFPASVEALRDPSVWAHLFPGDLSGGFVDRGGALAVLSDEEIFGARQRRRARARRIDPALLEFRELTEGDLVVHLEFGIGKYLGLVKKELAGIPGDFLLLEYAGGDKVYLPIHRLRQVQKFVGGDADKVKLDKLGGTAWEKTKRKVKEELLKMAGDLLRIYAARTAHPGIKFSEPDRYYRQFEADFEFEPTVDQQKAIDDVLADMTTGKVMDRLICGDVGYGKTEVALRAAFKAVLDKKQVAVLVPTTVLAAQHFLTFSKRFKDYPVRVEMVSRYRKNDEIRDVLRRLASGHVDVVVGTHRLLGKDVAFKDLGLLVVDEEQRFGVKHKEELKKLRTQVGVLTLSATPIPRTLHMSMAGVRDMTIIATPPADRKSIRTIVQKYDPQTVAESISRELARGGQVYYVHNRVESMPATLKTLQQLVPKARIGVAHGQMPEGELEDVMTAFVEKQFDVLLCSTIIESGLDIPSANTLIVERADMFGLAQLYQLRGRVGRSAARAYAYLLVPSERAVTPDAVKRLEVLQQFSELGAGFAIASHDLEIRGAGNLLGAEQAGTIAAVGFDLYAQLLDEAVRELRGEPPRQDVEPEVTLSLPAFIPEEYVPDVHQRLVLYKRFSDLGSDDELADLRAELIDRFGETPIEVDNLSELTLIKIDLRELRVRALESGPARVVITLGQQALLDPAKTAAFIQKSKGEYKLTPDMKLVARINSEAKDQDLIAEAKRVVRQVQKLAAD